A single window of Plasmodium reichenowi strain SY57 chromosome 14, whole genome shotgun sequence DNA harbors:
- a CDS encoding ubiquitin-protein ligase, putative, whose product MYTFSSYFKIYYIYIILIILCFEKKVCTDDNVRNLNEIKDQFVEAYDLLDKAEYEKSFSILKNCVHYDIRCLTLSGIFYYLGLKPVNRNVCNALYIWKVCADYGSSDAQFYLGVMYSNYFSLPNLYSYYYKENEIENNLILFRTYLFLKAKNLEKQISDCLHNRKDEYDNYDDDNYYYNDSTYDKDGDVYKKFRNVPIIHFNRNNELILKIKNIRYNIDELENYFKNLNNFPSKNENDNSINNLNNMNFMRNHNLSLLYFYSSSLGNHPASTLTLGVKYMNGYGVEKSCEAASRYYLKLTNEIFNFNEKNEFEIIDLIKLNVPYYDRYNMNNKKIKSIEIFLESSLHENHKILTMIARRYLIGIDGIEKDYKKAHNYLIKASKYNNSEAISLLGYIYLLGLGVPIDYDKAIEYFIKGNKLNDSLSHNGLGYMHFFGLGSFRKNTNLAFYYFELASKNNLSSAQFNLACMYLSGEGVLQSFQHAFFWFYKSLNNGNLLAAYVIGFMHYNGIIASRNCKLAASLLSKVAESNSFVLNTTNKIIRYTEKGRNKEALFLMALLAETGNLQSQVNLSYQIQTSDFPLFLPSNNIHTKKIYASRYLAMASEHNDFKSLYTLGDYAYKGYGLYVHIHPKNNLPPNQFFDLTTNTNIYQRQTSPQKKKNKIKKEENFKDEKKQQNRSNVINNNYDNNNNNNNNNNNNNDHVNKENNSPYIHQTSNTHEKNLPVIHNFDKIISTDFVDEEGNIFNDKWRFNYYFKFSFNQVDYELAYHHYKSIISYYPSNFHVIQTISRACYNLGYMHYYGIGVSKNIEKALIYFNSSIKIYPSYKVPSLLFVLYINFHKYLYHFKKKIINFKKYFSFF is encoded by the exons ATGTATACATTTTCCAgttattttaaaatatactacatatacattatattaatCATTTTATGTTTCGAAAAAAAAGTTTGTACAGATGATAATGTTAGGAATTTGAATGAGATAAAGGACCAATTTGTTGAGGCATATGATTTATTGGATAAAGCTGAATATGAAAAATCTTTTAgcatattaaaaaattgtGTACACTATGATATAAG GTGTCTAACATTGAGTggtatattttattaccTAGGGTTAAAACCTGTAAATAGAAATGTATGTAATGCcctatatatatggaaaGTGTGTGCTGATTATGGAAGTTCAGATGCCCAATTTTATTTAGGTGTAATGTACTCTAACTATTTTTCATTACCCAATTTATATTcctattattataaagaaaatgaaatagaaaataatttgatCTTATTTAGgacatatttatttttaaaagcAAAGAATTTGGAAAAACAAATTTCTGATTGTCTTCATAATCGAAAAGATGAATACgataattatgatgatgataattattattataatgattcTACATATGATAAGGATGGAGAcgtttataaaaaatttagaaATGTGCCtataatacattttaatagaaataatgaactcattttaaaaattaaaaatataagataCAATATAGATGAACTTGAAAATTATTTCAagaatttaaataatttcccaagtaaaaatgaaaatgataattccatcaataatttaaataacaTGAACTTTATGAGAAATCATAATTTaagtttattatatttttatagtAGTAGTTTAGGTAACCATCCAGCTAGTACATTAACCCTAGGggtaaaatatatgaatggTTATGGTGTAGAAAAAAGTTGTGAAGCTGCCTCAagatattatttaaaactaactaatgaaatatttaattttaatgaaaaaaacGAATTTGAAATAAttgatttaataaaattaaacGTACCTTATTATGATagatataatatgaataataaaaaaataaaaagtatagAAATTTTTCTAGAATCATCTTTACATGaaaatcataaaatattaaccATGATAGCTAGAAGATATTTAATAGGTATAGATGGAATTGAGAAAGATTATAAAAAGGCTCATAACTATTTAATCAAAGCAtctaaatataataattcagaagctatatctttattaggatatatatacttattaGGTCTAGGTGTACCAATAGATTATGATAAAGCAAtagaatattttattaaaggaaataaattaaatgattCTTTAAGTCATAATGGTTTAGGATATATGCATTTTTTTGGATTAGGTAGTTTTAGAAAGAATACTAATTTAgcattttattattttgaattagcatctaaaaataatttatcatCAGCGCAATTTAATTTAGcatgtatgtatttaagTGGAGAAGGTGTATTACAATCATTCCAACATGcttttttttggttttaTAAATCATTAAATAATGGGAACTTATTAGCTGCTTATGTTATTGGTTTTATGCATTATAATGGAATTATAGCATCACGAAATTGTAAATTAGCTGCATCACTCTTATCAAAAGTAGCTGAAAGTAATTCATTTGTATTAAATACAActaataaaattataagatATACAGAAAAAGGTAGAAATAAAGAAgcattatttttaatggCTTTACTTGCTGAAACGGGAAATTTACAATCACAAGTTAATTTATCTTATCAAATACAAACATCTGATTTTCCTCTTTTCCTACCCtctaataatatacataccaaaaaaatatatgcaAGTAGATATCTAGCAATGGCTTCAGAACATAATGATTTTAAATCCTTGTACACACTCGGAGATTATGCTTATAAGGGATATGGTTTGTATGTTCATATACATCCAAAGAATAATTTGCCGCCTAATCAATTTTTTGATCTAACAACAAATACGAACATATATCAAAGGCAAACATCTccacaaaaaaaaaaaaataaaataaaaaaggaagaaaACTTTAAGGATGAAAAGAAACAACAAAATCGCAGCAACGTCATCAATAAcaattatgataataataataataataataataataataataataataatgatcatgttaataaagaaaataattcCCCTTATATACATCAAACCAGTAATACTCATGAAAAAAATCTTCCAGTTATACACAATTTTGacaaaataatatcaaCAGATTTTGTTGATGAAGAAggtaatatttttaatgataaatggagatttaattattactttaaattttcttttaatcAAGTAGATTATGAATTAGcatatcatcattataaaagtataatttcatattatcCAAGCAATTTTCATGTTATTCAAACGATTTCAAGAGCTTGTTATAATCTAGGTTATATGCATTATTATGGTATAGGAGTAtctaaaaatattgaaaaggctctaatttattttaactCCTCTATTAAAATTTACCCATCATATAAAGTACCTTCTCTATTATTTGTTCTCtatataaattttcataaatatctatatcattttaaaaaaaaaattattaactTCAAAAAGTATTTTTCCTTCTTCTAA